A part of Scophthalmus maximus strain ysfricsl-2021 chromosome 20, ASM2237912v1, whole genome shotgun sequence genomic DNA contains:
- the LOC118284823 gene encoding sphingosine 1-phosphate receptor 3 → MINPRIYLHYNYTGKLDSRWPSRTSPDNLDAKTVVFLVVCSFIVLENLTVLVAIWRNHRFHNRMYYFIGNMALCDLLSGVAYLVNLLLSGEKTLQLSPALWFVREGSMFVALGASIFSLLAIAIERHLTMIKMRPYDANKNYRVFLLIGTCWLIAISLGALPILGWNCLDNLPDCSTILPLYTKKYVAFCITVFMVLLLAMSVLYVRIYILVKSSSQKVSKHSNSEHAMSLLRTVIIVVGVFIACWTPIFVLLLVDVACKQRCPILYKADWFIALAVINSAMNPIIYTLASREMRRAFLGLVCGICYRRKASVNGSGNRQSLEPSHSRSKSWSSQNNPNQNQQSSKQTELEKERDEAHGKVSVVVGGATQDVRESEK, encoded by the coding sequence ATGATCAACCCTCGGATATACCTCCACTACAACTACACGGGCAAGCTGGACAGCCGCTGGCCCAGCCGCACGAGCCCCGACAATTTGGACGCCAAAACCGTTGTGTTCCTGGTCGTATGCAGCTTCATCGTCCTGGAGAACCTCACCGTGCTGGTGGCCATATGGAGGAACCACCGGTTCCACAACCGCATGTACTACTTCATTGGCAACATGGCGCTGTGCGACCTGCTGTCTGGAGTTGCGTACCTGGTCAACCTGCTGCTGTCGGGGGAGAAGACATTGCAGCTCTCACCCGCGCTCTGGTTTGTCAGAGAGGGCAGCATGTTCGTGGCACTTGGTGCATCCATTTTCAGTCTCTTGGCTATCGCTATAGAGAGACACCTGACTATGATCAAAATGAGGCCTTACGATGCCAACAAGAACTACAGAGTGTTCCTGCTCATAGGGACCTGCTGGCTGATTGCCATATCTCTCGGAGCTCTGCCTATTCTGGGCTGGAACTGCCTGGACAACCTCCCAGACTGCTCCACAATCCTCCCTCTCTACACCAAGAAGTATGTAGCTTTCTGTATAACAGTTTTCATGGTCTTGCTCCTAGCCATGTCCGTCCTTTATGTCCGAATCTACATCCTGGTGAAGTCCAGCAGCCAAAAGGTGAGCAAGCACAGCAACTCGGAGCACGCCATGTCCCTGCTGCGCACTGTCATCATCGTGGTTGGGGTCTTCATCGCCTGCTGGACGCCCATCTTTGTCCTTCTCCTGGTGGATGTGGCATGCAAGCAACGTTGCCCCATCCTCTACAAGGCTGACTGGTTCATTGCATTGGCCGTGATCAACTCGGCGATGAACCCGATCATTTACACCCTGGCCAGCCGAGAGATGAGACGGGCCTTCCTGGGTCTGGTGTGCGGTATTTGCTATAGGAGGAAGGCCTCTGTGAATGGCAGCGGGAACAGACAGTCTCTGGAGCCCAGCCACAGCAGGAGCAAGTCGTGGAGCAGCCAGAACAACCCCAACCAGAACCAGCAGAGTTCCAAGCAGACggagctggagaaagagagggacgaGGCCCACGGCAAGGTCtcggtggtggtgggaggggccACCCAGGATGTCCGCGAGAGTGAAAAATAG
- the LOC118285300 gene encoding zinc finger and BTB domain-containing protein 7C, with amino-acid sequence MVHHREDDLIGIPFPNHSSDVLCSLNEQRRDGLLCDVILIVSDQEYRTHRSVLAACSQYFKKLFTVATTDGGDAHHTAAMYEIDFVAPECLTAILEFAYTSTLTVTASNVKEILNAAQMLEIPCIINVCLEIMDSGGGGCGGGGRREGGAEEEEEEEDAEEDEEEEEEEEDEEEDARSRKDEQDEEEDNTSERSLESRGEQTPPGAEDLQPPGNSTFHRQFDLHRESPRSQSSDNMRAKQESMESRALKDFSIESLLQEGLYPRMSTLDRRASFSPLLPGFYPSMWAAEFPAFPQQLLDPGHHQHHHAGASLQTRLPHAFSTSAPPEASRPLDLAVKREIIKEEMKEEVPPSLLHGDFLKEFVSSGLGGTVNAGSVASEGHALGQIKDEADFRSYLSFLSSASHLGALFPPWQLEEERKMKPKASQQCPICNKVIQGAGKLPRHMRTHTGEKPYMCTICEVRFTRQDKLKIHMRKHTGERPYICLHCNSKFVHNYDLKNHLRIHTGVRPYQCEHCYKSFTRSDHLHRHIKRQSCRISRPRRGRKPAAWRSTPNTSFLCPPSAASNRFEQNGLSSAYQAVKSHGLGEMLGLGSRGLGFKSVDGAGMESREERRAEGKHTAEEERAREGRQRGVFAFALAGEEVLTRSPFYAATSDPWTMRLERAPPISESAK; translated from the exons aTGGTTCATCACAGAGAAGACGACCTGATTGGGATCCCCTTCCCGAATCACAGCAGCGACGTCCTCTGCAGCCTCAATGAGCAGCGTCGCGACGGACTGCTCTGCGATGTAATCCTCATTGTAAGTGACCAGGAGTACCGCACCCACCGCTCCGTTCTGGCCGCCTGCAGCCAGTACTTCAAAAAGCTATTCACTGTGGCCACCACTGACGGCGGAGATGCCCACCACACAGCTGCCATGTATGAAATTGACTTTGTTGCCCCGGAGTGTCTCACAGCCATCCTGGAGTTCGCCTACACTTCAACTCTCACCGTGACGGCGTCCAACGTCAAAGAGATCCTGAACGCAGCTCAGATGCTGGAGATCCCGTGCATCATCAACGTCTGCCTGGAGATCATGGACAGCGGGGGTGGGGGCTGTGGAGGCgggggacggagagaggggggggcggaggaggaggaggaagaggaggatgcggaggaagatgaggaggaggaagaggaggaggaggatgaagaggaggatgcgCGCTCGAGGAAGGATGAgcaagatgaagaggaggacaacaCCAGCGAGCGGTCGCTGGAGAGCAGGGGGGAGCAGACGCCCCCGGGGGCTGAGGATTTGCAGCCTCCGGGCAACTCCACATTCCACCGGCAGTTTGACCTGCACAGAGAGTCGCCACGGTCACAGTCCTCAGACAACATGAGAGCCAAACAG gAGAGTATGGAGAGTCGGGCTCTGAAGGACTTTTCCATAGAGTCTCTCCTCCAGGAAGGGCTGTATCCCCGTATGTCAACACTGGATCGGAGGGCCAGCTTCTCTCCGCTCCTCCCAGGCTTCTACCCCTCCATGTGGGCCGCGGAGTTCCCGGCCTTCCCACAGCAGCTCCTGGACCCTGGCCACCATCAGCATCACCACGCAGGCGCTTCGCTGCAAACCAGGCTCCCCCACGCGTTCTCCACCTCTGCCCCACCCGAGGCCTCCAGGCCGCTCGACCTAGCTGTGAAAAGAGAGATCAtaaaggaggagatgaaagaggaagtCCCACCCAGTCTGCTCCACGGCGACTTCCTGAAGGAGTTTGTCAGCTCGGGCTTAGGCGGCACCGTGAACGCTGGGTCGGTGGCGTCAGAGGGTCACGCTCTGGGTCAGATCAAGGATGAAGCTGACTTCCGCTCGTACTTGAGCTTCCTGAGCTCTGCGTCCCACCTGGGGGCGCTCTTCCCTCCCTGGCAGctcgaggaggagaggaagatgaagccCAAAGCGTCACAGCAGTGTCCAATCTGCAACAAAGTCATCCAAGGGGCTGGGAAACTGCCGCGGCACATGAGGACGCACACCGGAGAGAAACCATACATGTGCACCATCTGCGAAGTACGATTCACCAG aCAAGACAAGCTTAAGATCCACATGAGGAAGCACACGGGTGAGCGCCCCTACATCTGCCTCCACTGCAACTCCAAGTTTGTCCACAACTACGACCTGAAGAACCACCTGCGAATCCACACGGGCGTCCGTCCGTACCAGTGCGAGCACTGCTACAAAAGTTTCACACGCTCTGACCACCTGCACCGACACATCAAGAGGCAGAGCTGCCGAATCTCCCGCCCCCGGCGAGGACGAAAGCCAGCTGCCTGGCGGTCCACACCCAACACCAGCTTCCTGTGCCCCCCCAGCGCTGCCAGCAACCGCTTTGAGCAGAATGGGCTGAGCTCTGCGTACCAGGCGGTCAAGAGTCACGGACTTGGGGAGATGCTTGGCCTCGGCAGCAGGGGTCTGGGATTTAAGAGCGTGGATGGTGCGGGCATGGAGAGCAGGGAGGAACGGCGAGCAGAGGGGAAGCacactgcagaggaggagagggcgagagaagggaggcagaggggagtGTTTGCCTTCGCTCTGGCTGGAGAAGAAGTGCTTACCCGCTCTCCATTTTATGctgcgacctctgacccctggaCCATGAGGCTGGAGCGTGCTCCACCCATCTCTGAGTCAGCCAAATGA